The following proteins are encoded in a genomic region of Haloarcula salinisoli:
- a CDS encoding AAA family ATPase has protein sequence MSTDTTTDHCDTVIDTVSGAVIVERETLETVLSGFLARGHVLLEDVPGTGKTLTARSLAGALGLSFSRIQFTPDLLPADVTGTYVFDEQSGDFQFRPGPIFGNVVLADEINRASPKTQAALLEAMAEGQVTIEGRTHELPEPFFVIATQNPIEQDGTFPLPEAQVDRFIVKTSLGYPDEAGERELVDRRAARTDRTPEVQPSPGVDPAALRRAPEAVHVADEVRDYVVDLARATREDRRVETGVSPRGTQRLFEAARALAVVRGREYVTPDHVAEIAPVVLSHRLVLTPDARVEDVAKDAVVADLLDDVAVPTVTYRAAPTE, from the coding sequence ATGAGCACGGACACAACTACCGACCACTGCGACACCGTCATCGATACCGTTTCGGGTGCTGTGATCGTCGAGCGCGAGACACTCGAAACCGTCCTCTCGGGGTTTCTGGCGCGCGGCCACGTCCTGCTGGAGGACGTTCCCGGCACTGGCAAGACGTTGACGGCCCGCTCACTGGCGGGGGCGCTTGGACTCTCTTTCTCACGTATCCAGTTCACACCGGACCTGCTGCCCGCGGACGTGACCGGCACCTACGTCTTCGACGAGCAATCGGGCGACTTCCAGTTCCGACCCGGCCCCATCTTCGGGAACGTGGTGCTGGCCGACGAGATAAACCGGGCCTCGCCCAAGACACAGGCTGCCTTGCTGGAGGCGATGGCCGAGGGACAGGTCACCATCGAGGGCCGGACCCACGAGCTACCCGAGCCCTTCTTCGTCATCGCGACGCAGAACCCCATCGAACAGGACGGTACCTTCCCGCTGCCGGAGGCACAGGTCGACCGCTTCATCGTGAAGACGAGCCTGGGCTACCCGGACGAGGCCGGCGAGCGAGAACTCGTCGACCGCCGGGCCGCACGCACCGACCGCACGCCCGAAGTCCAGCCGAGTCCGGGCGTCGACCCGGCGGCGCTCCGGCGGGCGCCCGAAGCGGTCCACGTCGCCGACGAGGTCCGGGATTATGTGGTCGACCTGGCCAGGGCGACCCGCGAGGACCGTCGCGTCGAGACCGGTGTCTCGCCGCGGGGGACCCAGCGGCTGTTCGAGGCGGCCCGGGCGCTCGCGGTCGTGCGAGGGCGCGAGTACGTCACGCCGGACCACGTCGCCGAAATCGCGCCGGTCGTGCTTTCCCACCGGCTCGTGTTGACGCCGGATGCCCGCGTCGAGGACGTAGCGAAGGACGCTGTCGTCGCGGACTTACTCGACGACGTGGCAGTGCCGACAGTCACCTATAGAGCAGCGCCAACAGAGTGA
- a CDS encoding ArnT family glycosyltransferase has product MDARAGWLGRAKRQLYADLRDDPYLRYILLAALVLAGFWFWHRVPSFATWDEYDRVLDALVTYGSVIADPSFEGLRRGVTWSREPFGATLWVYLLAVLPVVLVAAVTGQLDAITAIGTPSRAYGYYEVWAATPRWIWTWSLVFVRLTNVIFAVVTVYLVYRLGARLKGRATGRLAAVLLTVTFGFLKLAKEGGEDIPAMMCFVAALYFLVGYLQTGERRQFYAGSAVGGLAIAFKLTLGLVVPVIALAFLLRARGEDGPLRRALWQPRLLVGGAALGAVVILVGFPSSLVGDFDALFARWFGKTNRLENAIGPTAPTWWWFLRTYASGFGWPLLIAAMGALVASIAHLVRLAPSRATLRERVPGFDERAMLVASLVLYLLFFSRWHDWRVHHISPTFPLVAVLLADTLDRLRTNRQTVGRAVMAVVVVSSAIYAGVGAGMYASMPRDEATEWLNENAEEDATMEVYYHAFFENAIPHGMDLNTPLEPDGSPERDPCPEYIQVGDKELLYLQDIPDSQRSTYVNFAPGPRAEYIRALLEGEYNYEIVAEFGERPPNFVPHRPEPGSLRDLVPLGINPHSDQYGDEQELASDQYVAILRLEGECVESRPVHW; this is encoded by the coding sequence ATGGACGCCCGCGCTGGATGGCTCGGTCGCGCAAAGAGACAACTGTATGCCGACCTCAGAGACGACCCGTACCTCCGCTATATCCTTCTCGCGGCACTCGTCCTTGCCGGCTTCTGGTTCTGGCACCGCGTTCCCAGCTTCGCGACGTGGGACGAATACGACCGGGTGTTAGACGCGCTTGTGACCTACGGCTCCGTCATCGCCGACCCGAGTTTCGAGGGGCTCCGACGGGGCGTCACGTGGAGTCGTGAACCGTTCGGCGCGACGCTGTGGGTGTACTTACTGGCGGTGTTACCCGTCGTTCTGGTCGCCGCGGTCACTGGCCAGCTGGACGCCATTACGGCCATCGGGACCCCGTCGAGAGCGTACGGCTACTACGAGGTGTGGGCGGCGACGCCGCGGTGGATATGGACCTGGAGCCTGGTCTTCGTCCGGCTGACGAACGTCATCTTCGCCGTCGTGACCGTCTATCTCGTCTATCGGCTGGGGGCGCGTCTGAAGGGCCGCGCGACCGGGCGGCTCGCGGCGGTTCTGTTGACAGTGACGTTCGGGTTCCTCAAACTGGCCAAGGAGGGCGGCGAGGACATCCCGGCGATGATGTGTTTCGTGGCGGCGCTGTACTTCCTCGTCGGCTACCTCCAGACTGGCGAGCGACGCCAGTTCTACGCCGGGAGCGCCGTCGGCGGGCTGGCTATCGCGTTCAAACTCACGCTCGGGCTCGTGGTTCCGGTTATCGCCCTCGCGTTCCTGTTGCGTGCCCGCGGCGAGGACGGCCCGCTCCGGCGAGCGCTCTGGCAACCGCGGCTACTGGTCGGCGGGGCCGCGCTCGGTGCCGTCGTCATCCTCGTTGGCTTCCCGTCGTCGCTGGTCGGGGACTTCGACGCCTTGTTCGCCCGCTGGTTCGGCAAGACCAACCGGCTCGAAAACGCCATTGGTCCCACGGCACCGACGTGGTGGTGGTTCCTGCGGACCTACGCCAGCGGCTTCGGCTGGCCGCTGCTGATTGCGGCTATGGGCGCACTGGTCGCCAGTATCGCCCATCTCGTACGTCTCGCGCCTAGCCGGGCGACGCTCCGGGAGCGGGTCCCGGGGTTCGACGAGCGGGCGATGCTCGTGGCGTCGCTGGTGCTTTACCTCCTCTTTTTCTCGCGGTGGCACGACTGGCGCGTCCATCACATCTCCCCCACCTTCCCGCTCGTGGCGGTGTTGCTCGCCGACACGCTCGACAGACTGCGTACCAACCGACAGACCGTCGGCCGCGCGGTGATGGCCGTCGTCGTCGTCAGCTCGGCTATCTACGCGGGTGTCGGCGCCGGGATGTACGCCTCTATGCCCCGCGACGAGGCGACCGAGTGGCTCAACGAGAACGCCGAGGAGGACGCGACGATGGAGGTGTACTACCATGCCTTCTTCGAGAACGCCATCCCGCACGGGATGGACCTCAACACGCCGCTGGAACCGGACGGGTCACCCGAGCGGGACCCCTGTCCCGAGTACATTCAGGTCGGGGACAAAGAACTGCTGTATCTGCAGGATATCCCCGACTCTCAGCGCAGCACCTATGTCAACTTCGCCCCGGGGCCACGAGCGGAGTATATCCGGGCGCTACTGGAGGGTGAGTACAACTACGAAATCGTCGCCGAGTTCGGCGAGCGACCGCCGAACTTCGTCCCACACCGCCCGGAACCGGGGTCGCTTCGGGACCTGGTCCCGCTGGGCATCAACCCGCACAGCGACCAGTACGGCGACGAGCAGGAACTCGCGAGCGACCAGTACGTCGCCATCCTCCGCCTCGAAGGCGAGTGTGTCGAATCCCGACCTGTACACTGGTGA
- a CDS encoding DUF7519 family protein yields the protein MSEVSHRPTPLASGLALLLCGVSTAILAPTLDQRVAIVAALAGVGLVVAGGREFEAPVPQGWLWTALGAALVLGAILRGETLADPRQSIELVPGLVGMALVGLGVRPLGQRFARRFVSAGLAVMIVGVALVGVFEAAGPLRLLGGTAAAIAAWDVAEHGISLGEQLRTDARTRSVELLHTGTTSAYGAVTVVVALVVYEHGATGLPLSALVLLLAAAVTLLALLYR from the coding sequence GTGAGTGAGGTTAGCCATCGGCCGACGCCGCTGGCCAGCGGGCTCGCGCTCCTGCTCTGTGGCGTCTCGACAGCGATACTCGCACCCACGCTCGACCAGCGCGTCGCTATCGTCGCCGCCCTCGCCGGCGTCGGCCTCGTCGTGGCCGGTGGTCGCGAGTTCGAGGCCCCCGTCCCGCAGGGATGGCTCTGGACGGCCCTGGGCGCGGCGCTCGTCCTCGGGGCGATTCTCCGGGGCGAGACGCTCGCTGACCCCCGCCAGAGCATCGAACTGGTGCCCGGACTCGTCGGGATGGCGCTGGTCGGACTCGGCGTTCGCCCGCTCGGCCAGCGCTTTGCCCGTCGGTTCGTCTCCGCCGGGCTCGCTGTGATGATAGTCGGCGTGGCGCTGGTCGGGGTCTTCGAGGCCGCCGGCCCGCTGCGTCTGCTGGGCGGGACCGCCGCCGCCATCGCCGCGTGGGACGTCGCCGAACACGGTATCAGTCTGGGCGAACAGCTCCGCACCGACGCCCGGACCCGCTCGGTAGAACTGTTACACACCGGGACGACGTCGGCTTACGGCGCCGTCACGGTGGTCGTCGCGCTGGTCGTCTACGAGCACGGCGCGACCGGACTGCCACTTTCCGCGCTCGTCCTGTTACTCGCCGCTGCGGTCACTCTGTTGGCGCTGCTCTATAGGTGA
- a CDS encoding ArnT family glycosyltransferase: MGPRSGWLGRAKRQLYADLRADPYLRYLLVGAVLLAGFGFWHRIPIFATWDEHDRVLDALVAYAEIVHDPSIDGVRDGLSWSRAPFGATLWVYLLAVLPVVLVALLSGQGDAIAAMRNPAYAYGHYPVWAETPRWIWTWSLVFVRLTNVVFAVVTVYLLYRLGTRLENRATGRLAALLLTLTFGFLKLAKEGGEDMPATMCFVASIYFLVGYLQTGERRQFYAGSAVGGLAIAFKLTLGLVVPIIALAFLLRARVEDGPLRRVLWRPRLLVGGAALGAVVICLGFPTLLVGDFQAIDARWFDRTGRLERAVGPTAPAWWWFLRTYASAFGWPLLVAAMGALVASIVNLARFAPSRAALRERAPGFDERALLVGALVAYLLFFSRWHDWRVHHILPTFPLAMLLLADSLDRLRGHRQRVGHAALAVVVVTAAIYAGVGVGQFTSMPRDEATEWLDENAEEDATMEVYFHGFFENAIPHGMNLNTPLDGPAERDPCPEYIQVGDKELLYLQDIPDAQRSSEVNSNVGPRAEYIRALLDGEYDYEVVAEFGERPPNYVPRRPEPGSLRELAPLGIYPHSDQYGDEVELASDQYVAILERQGECTEPSEATRDAPW, from the coding sequence ATGGGTCCCCGGTCCGGATGGCTTGGTCGCGCAAAGCGACAGCTTTACGCGGACCTCCGGGCGGACCCGTATCTCCGCTATCTCCTGGTTGGGGCGGTGCTACTGGCCGGCTTCGGCTTCTGGCATCGCATCCCTATCTTCGCGACATGGGACGAACACGACCGGGTGTTAGACGCCCTGGTCGCCTACGCCGAGATCGTCCACGACCCCAGTATCGACGGGGTCCGTGACGGACTCTCCTGGAGCCGTGCCCCCTTCGGCGCCACGCTGTGGGTGTACTTGCTGGCGGTGTTGCCGGTCGTCCTGGTCGCGCTCCTCTCCGGGCAGGGTGACGCCATCGCGGCGATGCGGAACCCGGCCTACGCGTACGGTCACTACCCCGTCTGGGCGGAGACGCCCCGATGGATATGGACCTGGAGCCTGGTCTTCGTCCGGCTGACGAACGTCGTCTTCGCCGTCGTCACCGTCTATCTGCTCTACCGGCTGGGCACACGACTGGAGAACCGCGCCACCGGCCGGCTCGCCGCCCTCCTGCTGACGCTCACCTTCGGCTTCCTCAAGCTGGCCAAGGAGGGTGGCGAGGACATGCCAGCGACGATGTGTTTCGTGGCGTCGATATACTTCCTCGTCGGCTACCTTCAGACAGGCGAGCGCCGCCAGTTCTACGCCGGGAGCGCCGTCGGCGGCCTCGCCATCGCGTTCAAACTCACACTCGGGCTCGTGGTTCCGATTATCGCCCTCGCGTTCCTGTTGCGAGCCCGCGTCGAGGACGGCCCGCTCCGGCGAGTGCTCTGGCGGCCGCGGCTGCTGGTCGGCGGGGCCGCCCTGGGCGCCGTCGTCATCTGTCTGGGCTTCCCGACGCTGCTGGTGGGCGACTTCCAGGCCATCGACGCCCGCTGGTTCGACCGGACCGGGCGGCTCGAACGCGCTGTCGGACCGACGGCACCGGCGTGGTGGTGGTTCCTGCGGACCTACGCCAGCGCCTTCGGCTGGCCGCTGCTGGTCGCGGCTATGGGCGCACTGGTCGCCAGTATCGTCAATCTGGCCCGCTTCGCGCCCAGTCGGGCGGCGCTCCGAGAGCGGGCCCCGGGGTTCGACGAGCGGGCGCTGCTGGTGGGGGCGCTCGTCGCCTACCTCCTCTTTTTCTCGCGGTGGCACGACTGGCGGGTCCATCACATCCTGCCGACGTTCCCGCTTGCGATGCTCCTGCTCGCCGACTCGCTCGACCGTCTGCGCGGCCACCGCCAGCGGGTCGGACACGCAGCGCTGGCCGTCGTCGTCGTGACCGCGGCCATCTACGCCGGCGTCGGCGTCGGGCAGTTCACCTCGATGCCCCGCGACGAGGCGACCGAGTGGCTCGACGAGAACGCCGAGGAGGACGCGACGATGGAGGTGTACTTCCACGGCTTCTTCGAGAACGCCATCCCCCACGGGATGAACCTCAACACGCCGCTGGACGGGCCGGCGGAGCGGGACCCCTGCCCCGAGTACATCCAGGTCGGCGACAAAGAACTGCTGTATCTGCAGGATATCCCCGACGCACAGCGCAGTTCGGAGGTAAACTCCAATGTGGGCCCCCGGGCGGAGTACATCCGGGCACTGCTGGACGGCGAGTACGACTACGAGGTCGTCGCGGAGTTCGGCGAGCGACCGCCGAACTACGTCCCCCGTCGCCCGGAGCCGGGTTCTCTGCGCGAGCTCGCTCCGCTGGGCATCTACCCACACAGCGACCAGTACGGTGACGAAGTAGAGCTCGCGAGCGACCAGTACGTCGCTATCCTGGAGCGACAGGGCGAGTGCACCGAACCGAGCGAGGCGACCCGCGACGCGCCGTGGTAA
- a CDS encoding DUF58 domain-containing protein encodes MTVRTTGRWRGIVAVALFFVAVGVLTDRPATLLVGVVGAGMAVYPRLSRPPTVELELERRLGDRRPASGDPVTVTTSVTNTGDRTLADCRVVDGVPAMLSVASGSPRHAAVVRPGETTEFSYAVETEPGRHQFDPATVIARDITGAHEVETSVAAGTEIQVGDAVPELPVREQPDGYAGRLVTDEGGSGIEFHSVREYRPGDPVGRIDSKRWARTGELTTVEFREELPTSVCLLVDARAPAYRAEADGRPNAVAHCLAGVEQLVSALSETRDAVGLAAFGRELCFRAPGVGADHETALWQLLGTHPAFDATPPGHVRAGGGVDGEETDGDLDRQATLLRKQLGTDTQVVVLSPLSDEGIVETIRTLSAAGHTTTVISPDVTADGSLGRRLAGRERRMRLRTLRGADVPVVDWDPATPLGTVLLDEGRRRWSA; translated from the coding sequence GTGACGGTCCGTACGACCGGGCGCTGGCGCGGTATCGTCGCCGTCGCGCTGTTTTTCGTCGCCGTCGGCGTCCTGACGGACCGCCCCGCGACGCTGCTGGTCGGCGTCGTCGGCGCGGGCATGGCGGTGTATCCGCGGCTCTCGCGGCCACCGACGGTCGAACTCGAACTGGAGCGACGCCTCGGCGACCGACGGCCCGCGAGCGGCGACCCGGTGACGGTCACGACCAGCGTGACAAACACCGGCGACCGGACGCTCGCCGACTGTCGGGTCGTCGACGGGGTCCCGGCGATGCTCTCTGTCGCGTCGGGCAGCCCGCGCCACGCCGCCGTGGTCCGGCCCGGCGAGACCACCGAGTTCAGCTACGCCGTCGAGACCGAGCCCGGCCGCCACCAGTTCGACCCGGCGACGGTCATCGCCCGCGATATCACGGGCGCCCACGAGGTCGAGACGAGTGTCGCCGCCGGCACCGAGATACAGGTTGGGGACGCCGTCCCCGAGTTACCGGTCCGCGAACAGCCCGACGGTTACGCGGGGCGGCTCGTCACGGACGAGGGCGGCAGCGGCATCGAGTTCCACTCGGTCCGGGAGTACCGCCCCGGCGACCCGGTGGGGCGTATCGACTCGAAACGGTGGGCCAGAACGGGCGAGCTAACCACCGTCGAGTTCCGCGAGGAGCTACCCACGTCGGTCTGCCTGCTGGTCGACGCCCGCGCGCCGGCCTACCGGGCCGAAGCCGACGGCCGCCCGAACGCGGTCGCCCACTGCCTCGCCGGCGTCGAGCAGCTCGTCTCGGCGCTCTCGGAGACGCGGGACGCCGTCGGCCTGGCCGCCTTCGGTCGGGAGCTGTGTTTCCGCGCCCCCGGCGTCGGCGCGGACCACGAGACGGCGCTGTGGCAACTGCTCGGGACCCATCCGGCCTTCGACGCGACGCCGCCGGGCCACGTGCGAGCGGGTGGCGGGGTCGACGGCGAGGAGACGGACGGCGATCTCGACCGGCAGGCGACGCTGCTGCGCAAACAGCTCGGGACCGACACGCAGGTCGTCGTGCTCTCGCCGCTCTCCGACGAGGGTATCGTCGAGACGATACGGACGCTGTCGGCCGCCGGCCACACGACGACGGTCATCAGCCCCGACGTGACGGCCGACGGGAGCCTGGGCCGGCGGCTGGCGGGCCGGGAGCGGCGCATGCGACTGCGCACGCTCCGCGGGGCCGACGTCCCGGTCGTCGACTGGGACCCGGCAACGCCGCTCGGGACGGTGCTGCTGGACGAGGGACGACGGCGGTGGTCCGCGTGA